A region of the Ustilaginoidea virens chromosome 4, complete sequence genome:
AGAATGTTTGCATGGCTTCCATCGGCGACCAAAGACTGCGTGTGTTTCACAAGACAAGAGCCACGGTTAACCAACAAGCTCCGCTGCATCCTGCAGCTTGCCGGCCAACGCGACGATCCGTGTTACGTGAAATCCCAACAGCAGCAGAATAGGACGACGCACGTTCCATACTGGGGGGCATCCGTGTTATATGTGCCAGCAATCGATGATCAGCCGACTGCTGTCAAGATACAGCCAGACAGCGGCATGATGCCTGGGAAAGTCGCTGGAGTCGCAGGCCCTGCTCTGGCGGATCAACCGGGTCGAGCACAAGCGACTGCGTCGTGCACTGCGACGTCACCGCCTCATCCGATACGCAAGTCGGGAATGCAAAATGTCTCGCGTCGAGGGGAAAAGGCTGCGTGGGGGGGCATCTTGCTTTGCGACGGCGATACTGCGAGAAACAATGTTTTGCATCAGAGACCGCCTCCGCATAACCATAATTTGTGCGGTAGTCGAAGGTTGAAGCAACCGCGAGCTACCGTGCAGTCCAAGATCTATTGCACAAGAGCTAGCCGGCAAGGTTCGGGTACGTCGACCGTGTCAAGAAAGAGGGGAAAATGTCTGGTTCGGAATTGAGCAGATACCTTGTAAAATGTATTGGGTCGGCTAGAAAACAAGTTGATTCCTAAACAGAAGCGCGAGTTTCGACCAAATTGCGTTCCGTAGCATCATCTCCCGCTTCTGACCGCCGGACTGGTGTTGGGTCCACGCCGTTTCTTTGACGCTTGTAGAGAGTGTCAGCAGCACTCGTGACCGATTGCTAAATCGTCTTGATGGCGTGACAGACGAATGTAATGACCGGCTCAAATTCGACCAGGAGCACGCCGACAGCGGCCATGACTGTTCACTTCACAGAGTGCAATGATGAAAGTTGCGTCCGCGGTGCCGAGACACTGAACTTGACCGTCCCACGCGGGATGTAGCGTTTTTTTCCGTCTTTGCATTTCAGGACCAAATCCGCAGCTTCCACTAGCATCCACGaggctaaagcctagtaaAGTGAACGTGGATAGCTGCCCTTGGTACTGGGGACGCACGCACATGCCAGAGTACATGGTAAACGAACCGGCCCAACTGATGCTTTCCTGGGCCAGAGGCCGCAATTCGCCGACCAAGTACTGAGCGCCATGACTTTGAAGCTCGGGTCAGCTGGGATCTGCCCGTTTTGCCAGAAACTGCAATCACCCTCCGTGGTAGCCGACTCGCAAGAAGTGCTGGTCCAGTGGTGATGAGGCCGAATACGCTGGGGCCCTCGAATACGTTTCTCTGGCGGTCCGGACCCCAATGGAACAAAGAACGAGCATCGTCAAGATGCCCAGCCAATATGCACCCATGCAGAGCATGGCCTTTCCGTCGCCGTCTTCTGGCCCCATCCGCTTAGATGGCCCTCCTCCCGTCTTTGTATCCCGAGCTGCCGAATCCCGCAAGTCGACTTGCATGATGCGTCGGGTCCGTGTACATCCTTGTAGTCAAGTTCCCCATCTCTGCTTGATGAGACCGGAGGTGTTTGTTTCCTGCCCCAGCGTCCAGTGCCCCGACCAGAGCGGCGGAAgatggcaaaaaaaaaaaaaaaaaaataaaaaaaaataaaagatgGAATATGATGGAAAGCAGAGAGGTTTGTTGCTGACCGCGCCACCACTAGGGTTCCTGCAAAAATTGTCATTGGTCGAGCGAACAGCTTGGTGGTGCCAATGAGTTGCCAGGGAAGGAGCGACTGGCGACACCGACCACCTGGCAGCCTGCAGAGGCCTAACCACCATGAAGCACTCAAACGGCACGTCCGCAACATGAGACGGCAAAGcgaagagaaaaaagaagaaagcagCGAATAGGCAACATCTCAGAGCCAACACCACCTCGGTTGTCACCTCGGAGAACGCGGGCTGGAGGGGACTTGCCAATGGGCGCCAACAACACGCGATCGGGACGCATATGGGTTTTGCTCCCATCACATGGCCGCGGGTAGACGTGGTCAAGATGATCTTTTCACCTGGAACAAGCCGAGCGTCTCTTCCCTCCCCGCTGTCTGTTGTAGCTGACTAGACGGTCCCGAGGTCCGTTGGCGTCATCAAGCTCACCTGGGTATGCTCCACGGTTGTCAGAGCCTTGGCGTTTGTATGCTTCCTAAACGCACGGCTTACAAGCCTATTCAGAGCGACGACTGCCATCAAGAGGGCTCGGTCTAGCCGCCTCGGCAATCCCGGCGACCCCGGCGACCCCCCTTGAGCGGTTCCTATCGCCTCGTCACATAGGTCCGTGCCTCGTCCCTTTTGCTGGATTACGCGTCGCTTCATGCCGCTCTGGGAGCGCTTCAAACTGATCGTTGCATGAGAAGCACGGATTTTTCTTCTTCAGCCTGGCCGCGGCCTTGCCTATTTTGGCCCTTTCACCTCGAGCTTCTTCGGCCGGCAACCGGTGGGCGTCCAAACGCTGCTTGTTGGTTAGACTTGCATTTCAACTGCGTCCCTTGGTGGCTGATCTCGTGTTTGTTGTGGCTCGGGCACCCCAAATGTAGTTGCTTTTGTGCACATCTTGCTGCCGACTGGTGACAACCAATCTTAGCCACCATCGTTGAGGCGCGACTCGACGTTTATCTCAACTGACCAGTCGGTATCGCAACAATGGCACCTTGTCAATGGGTCGGTCCTCTTTGATGCATTCTTCCCACGCCTTACTCCGGGAGTCGCCAACCAACCGGCTTGAGAATACAAACTTGCCAGCGTCCAACCGTCACAAACATTCGGTCCAGCCGGCCAAGTGGATAGCTTCCATCTCGCGCTTTGAGGGCATTGGTTGGCGTTCGGAACCTACAATCACCAGCTACGCGCTACGGGTCTTGACCTGCCTGGTTGGAGCTGGGGGCTTGCTGCATCAACTTGGCGACCAAGcacgtatatatatagccctGAGGATGCGGGATCAAAGTCAGCAAACTCGTTTCCAACTGGTCCAACCTTGACCTCTTACTCGGCTCGACGATTGCTGAAAATGTGCGTCTGGGTCACCACCGAGCATTGGACTTACTGCGGGTGCACCGTAACCAAGTCTTGCCCCAAGCCGACTTGCAGGTGCCCAAAAGTTCTCGACCTGGCCACCCAGAACTGGATCGGCTATTGCGATAGCCCTCAGTGCCCGAATCCTGCTCCGCCCAAGTAGGTCCGCCAGTACTCCAAGTCCCCCGGTATCAAGAGGCTGACTCTATTGCGACCGTGTAGTTCGTCGCAAAGCGGTCATGCCAGCCCCGAGAGATGAAACAGCAACGGCATTGACAAATGCTTCGTTAGAGGGGCCAAGACTAAATTCCGCGCCGCTCGCTTCTACAGACGGACGAGGAATCTGGCCTCTGGCCGGCCAGAGTAATATGACGGTGGCAAATGGCAAAGCATGACGTTGGAGGATCCGGGGGGGGGACGATAGGTGACGGTATTCGCTGCGGGTGTATCGTCAGACTACAGAGACGCGAAAAAATCGACCATGTCGGCCCTGCAGCTCGCTTTGTGACCTGGTTTCAGCCCCTTCTGCATGCACGCTGGACTCATGGTGCGCTTCCCGTCTGCGCCCAGGCCCAAGCCCCCAGTCCCACAGTCCCCCAAGCCGCATCCAGCCGccgtgacgtgacgtgacgtgacggGCAGGGGCTGGGGCACGTTGCGGTGGAGCCCGAGATTAGCGGCATCAGCACCGGCAGCGGCCCGTGGGCTGGCGGCACGGGTCTGGTACTTAGCCGCTCCCACCGAGCCCAAGGCCCGGGGCAAAGCCGAGCGCTGCAGACGGCATCTCCAATCCAAGTGCGGTGTTACGGAGCAGAGGCTCACACAAAGCCAGGGCACCGTCCAGCACCTCCAATACAACAGTGCGGAAGTCCGAGCCACGCATCGGGGGACCGTCACGTGACGCCCGGCAGACAACGAGCGCAACGGCTTCACATCAAGCTCGGCTTCCGGAGGATGCGCGTGTCCGGACAAGTCACCCTGATTGCCAGCAGTCTTGATTCCAATCTGCAGGAGAATTTCCGCGACTACCCGCTTGTGCCGCGAGGACCTCGGCCTGCCATTTGGTTAATGTACACTGCTTGTTTCCATCGCAAACTACCCCCTCCCTTCGCGTCGAGTCTCGGTCCTCGGGCCGTCCTGATGGACGTCgtagtcttttttttttctccccttTCACGCCAGTTTGACGCCCTTGTTCTTCCTCTTGGCCTGCCCCCCGCCCCTCCTTTTGCTTCATCGGAAGAAtgaaaaacgaaaaaaaattaaataaaaaaatGCTGAGCATTCCCTTCATGGCTATTCGGCGGGGAAAGAGTATAAAACGGCGGTATCAGaaaaaacacacacacaaacaCACACAAAACTATAGACACATGGTACGGTGCGGGGGACAGTTTTAAGAGCCTGCGGCTCGATATGCATAAATCaagaaaacaaaaacaaaaaatcAATCGTTAGAGGGCGAGTTGGGGGAACTGCCACCGGGGTTAGATTTCGCCATCTTTACATCCCTCATTTACGGAGGGGGGtttaagaaaaaaaaggcagaCGTACTATTGATTGCCCGAGTTGCCCGGACCAGGCGTCCGGGGAGAAAAGGCAGGCGAGGTGGGCGAGTAGCTGGGGCTCGTGGGACTTTGTTGGTTCCCAGGGCTTCTCTGGAAGCTTGGGCTGGTGGGCGAGTACGCCTCCGGTGACGTCGGCGACCACGAGGGAGACGCTGGAGAGTAAGAGGGAGAGGTGGCGCCGGCGCCGTGCAGGTTGGGCGAGGCCGGGCTGTAGTTGGGGCTGGCCGGCGAGTAGCTGGGCGAGGTGGGCGAGTTGAACTGCGCGGGCGAGGTGGGGGAGTAGTGCCGGGGAGACGTGGGCGACGTGGGCGAGTAGCTCGGCGACGTCGGGCTGTAGTTTGGGCTGGCAGGGCTGGTGGGCCGCAGCATGGGCGAGGTTGGCGAAAAGGACGGCGAGGAGGGGCTAAAGGACGGCGACGTGGCGTAGCGCCCGACGCCGCCGTCAAGgagcggcgacgacggcgagtAGCCGGCGTTGGGCGACGTGGGGGAGTAGCCGCCCATGGCGGCAAAGGGCGACGTGGGCGACGTGCTAAAGGGGCTGGCggccgccgcgccgcgcaGGTTGTACGGGCTCATGGAGCCGATGCCGCTGCCGAAGCCCGACGGCCCGCCGTACTCGGTGCCGAAGCCGGCGGGCGTCTCGGACCCCGCGCCCTGGATCGGGGAGAAGTTGCCGGCGGCCGGCGAGCTCATGCTCATGTAGCCCGAGTCGTTGGACATGGGGGACCCCGTGTCGTAGGGCGTCGCCGCCCCTTCGGCCTCGCCCTCCTTGACCGGCATGCCGGGCATGAGGCCCATGCGCGAGTTGTCCGAGATGACCGTCTCCAGCATCTTGGGGTCGAGGAAGACGTCAAAGTTGCCGGTGCCCATGGGCGCCAGCTGGCCCAGCATGACGTTTTCCGAGATGCCGCGGCAGTCGTCAAGCTCCCCGGTGGCCGCGGCCTCGAGGAGGATCTCGACCGTCTCCTCGAAGGAGCAGCGCATCAGGGCCCCCGTGTCGGCGCGGTTGATGCCGTGCCGGGTGACGGCCGAGATGCTGCCCCGGTACGTCATGACGTCGACGAGCAGGGCGATGTGGCGGTGGTTGACGTAGGAGCCGTCAAAGGCCAGCACGTTGGTCAGCTCCTTGACCAGCGCGGACCGCGCGGCCTCGATGCCAAAGACCTCGACAATCTGCCAGAGGTCGTTGGTGTAGGTGCGGGTGGGGTCCACGCCGTCGACGGCCAGGACGTCGCGGAGCGCCGAGCCCGACGTGTCCAGGTACCACTGCGTGCACCTGTCGTCGCCCTTGCGCGCGAGCTCGGACCCGTCCGAGTCGATCACCAGGCGCGTGCCCATGGTCAGAAAGGCCCGCTCGACGCCGGGCACGCCTCGGAGGGTCAGCGTGTCGAGCAGGTGGGCCTCGAGCCGCTTCAGCATGACGTCGTCCTCGATCCTcttctcgtcgtcgtcgtccttgTCGTTCTCGGCGCGGATGGTCCGGATGCGGATGACCTGCTCGTCCGCGTTGTTGTCGCTGAAGATGACGGCCAGGTCGTTGGGGTACTCCTCCTTGATGCGCTGGGCCACGTCGTCGATCCTGATCTCCTTGTCGAGGAGCTTCTGCCGGTCGAGGGTGATGCGGAGGAGCCACCGGGACTGCTGGTCCGTCGTGTCCTGGGCGTCGTCGGGGATCAGAAAGTACGACTCGACCATGTCGACGTCCTCGGCAATGTTGGTGCCCTGGATGTCCGGGTCGTAGTAGATCTCGGTGACGGACGTGATGGAGCGCAGGTTGGTGTACTCGACCATGCTCCGCAGCTTCTTGGCCTGCTCCTGCGTGCCCAGGTGCGTGTCGAGGTACACGGCCATGCTGGGCGTCTTGATGTCCTTGGCCAGGTTGAGGATCTCCTTGAGCCGGGGCACGCCGAGGGTGACGTTCTTGGACGAGACGCCGGCAAAGTGGAACGTGTTGAGCGTCATCTGCGTGGCGGGCTCGCCGATGGACTGCGCGGCGAGGACGCCGACCATCTCGCCGGGGCTGACAAAGGAGCGGTCCCAGCGGTTCTGCAGCTCGCCCAGCACGTGGTCAAAGGCCAGCCTGTTCAGGCGGTGGACCTTGACAATCTCCTTGAAGGCGAGCCGCGAGCGGATCAGCGCCTTGAACAGGATCGTGGCGTTGGTGTCGGCCTCGACCGAGATGGGGTCCTGGCCGCGGACAATCTTGATCTCGCCCAGCAGGCTCCGCACCCTGGGGATCACGTCGGTGGGGCGCAGGTTGCTGCGGTCCGTCGCGCGGACGTTGAAGACGCGCTTGGCGCTCTCGATGATGCGGCCGACGTTGAGGGGCAGCTGCATCATCTCCTCCCCCATCTTGCCGCGGTTGATGGCGCGGACGGTGCGGCGGTCGTCCAGCAGGGCGTCCCACTCGGCGTCGAGCAGGTCCATCGACTCCTTGTCGCCGGCCAGCTCGTTGCCGTACTCGTAGTCCTTCCTGAACCAGTCCGGGGGGTTGGCCAGGTCGAGCCGGTACTTGCTCTCGAACGCGGCGTCGGACATCTTGAGGGTGCCCAGCTTCTGCTTCTCGATGCACATGGCGTCCAGGCCGTCCTCGCCGTAGAGGAACTGGACAATGTCGCCGAGCGAGTTGCGCACCGTCCCGTCGTACCGCGCGCTCAGGTCCTCGAGCGCCTTGACCAGCCGCCGCTGGATGTAGCCCGTCTCGGCCGTCTTGACGGCCGTGTCGATGAGGCCCTCGCGACCGGCCATGGCGTGGAAGAAGAACTCGGTCGGCGTCAGGCCGCGCAGGTACGAGTTCTCGACGAAGCCGCGGGCCTCGGGCGAGTAGTCGTCCTTGGTGAAGTGCGGCAGCGTCCGGTATTTGAAGCCAAAGGGGATGCGCTTGCCCTCGACAATCTGCTGGCCGACCAGGGCCGTCATCTGGGAGATGTTGATGGACGAGCCCTTGGACCCGGAATCGGCCATGGTGACGGCGTTGTTGGAGTCCTTGAGGCTGTTCTGCGTCGTCGTGCCGGCCTGGTCGCGCGCCGAGTTGAGCGCCATCGAGACCTTGTTCTCAAACGTCGCCCGGACGTTCATGCCCGGGAGGGCCTCGAGCTCGTTGGCCGTGGCCTGGGCGGTCAGCCTCGCCACCTCGGCCTTTTGCGTGTCGATGTGGACCTGGACCTTTTCGATGGTCTGCTTGTCCGGGACGGTGtcgccgatgccgatgctgtGGCCGTTGTTGAGCAGCCAGTACGTGACGACCTGCTGGACGCCGTTGAGGAAGGCCATGGCGCCCTCGGGGCCCAGCTCGTTGTAGCTCAGGTGCACGATGCCGCCGGCGGCCGAGCCAatgttcttcttcttcaagaGGCCGTACAGCAGCTCCCCGCTCTGGATCAGGAGGCCCGTGTCCTTGAGCGGCATGTCGGCgttgtcgccgccgccggcggaCTCGGGGGAGTGCAGGCTGATCTCCTTGGGGATGACCATGCTGAGGAGCTGCTTCCCGGTCCAGCGAGGGCGCGGCTTCAGGATGGCGGGCTGCGGGATGACGCCGTCCCAGTTGGGGACCCAGAGCATCATGTTCATGACCATGTCCTTGTCGATGAAGGTGTCCCGCCGGCACAGCTTGTACGCGCCGGCGAGCGAGTCCTGCACGATGCCCATCAGGGGGCCGTTCTTTTGCGGCGACACAATGTTGTTGGGCACGAGGCACAGCTCCTTGACCTCGGCGCGCGTCTCCTCGCTCTGGGGCACGTGCAGGTTCATCTCGTCTCCGTCAAAGTCGGCGTTGTAGGGCGACGTGACCGACAGGTTCAGGCGAAACGTCGAGTACGGCATGACGCGGACGCGGTGGCCCATCATGGACTCCTTGTGCAGCGAGGGCTGCCGGTTGAAGATGATGTAGTCGCCGTCCATCAGGTGCCGCTCCACCTTCCAGCCGTACTCGAGCGAGATCTGGGCGGCGCGCCGGTGGTGCCTCAGGTCGATGCGCGTGCCGTCGGCCCGGATGACGTACTTGGCACCCGGGTGCTCGTTGGGCCCGTTCTCGACCAGCTGGTGCAGCTTGCCAATGTTGTACGGCGTGACGGTTTCGGGGTACGTCAGCGTCCTGGCGATGCTGCGCGGCACGCCGACCTCGTGCAGCGACAGGTTCGCGTCGCCCGTGATGACGGTGCGGGCCGAGAAGTCGACCCGCTTCCCCATCAGGTTGCCCCTCAGCCGGCCTTCCTTGCCCTTTAACCGGGCCCGGATGGCCTTGACGGGACGGCCGCTCTTTTGCAGAGCGCGCGGCTGACCCGCAATGTCGTTGTCCATGTACGTCGCCACGTGGTACTGGAGCAGCTCCTCGAAATCCCGGGCAATGTGCTGGGGGGAGCCCTCCCGGATCGCCTGCTTCACGTTGCCGTTGGCGCGGATGATGTCGCCGAGCTTGTACGTCAAGTCGTCCTCGTTTCGCATGCCGGTGCCCGTGCCGTCCATGGAAATGCTGGGGCGGACCGGGGGAGGCGGCACGGGAAGCACCGTGAGGATCATCCACTCCGGGCGGGCGTAATCCGAGTTGAGGCCCATGTGGCGCAGATCCTCCTCGGAAATCCTTCTCAAGATGCCGTGAGCCATTTCGGGGGTGATGGGCACCGTCTCGCGTCGCTTCGGGCCGTCCTCTTGCGCGACGTCAAACGCGGCCTTGAGCTGCAGAGCGGCTTGCCGAACCTGCGGCTGCACGTTGCCGCAGCCGCCATGGTTGTTGACCACCGGTTTCATGCCGGGGGCGAAATCCTCATCATTCTTCTCGCTGCGATCCTCGTTCTCGCACCTTCGCTTCTTCTTGCAAACCGCCCAAACCCGATTGAAGCGAAGCTTGGCGTCTCGAGTGCTGATGGCTGTAACAAACTCGGGATCACTctggaaaggaaaaaagaaaaaaaaaaaggaagaaaagagagAGTCATTTTCGTTAGCCAATCAGTCAAGTCAATGAAAGAAGAGGGATTGCAAAAAAATCCCATGGAGAATCAGGATAGACCAACAGTATCGGCCAGCACCTTGCTGCAGTTGTGGCAGACAATCTCCAGGATCTTCTTGACCTTCTTGATGAAACCAGGATGATACACAGGTTTGGCCAGCTCGATGTGACCAAAGTGGCCAGGACAGTCACTCATGGCCTGCGTACAGGTCTTGCACTTGAAACCACGATCGATGGAGCCCAGGAGGGGGTCGTTGAGACCGCCGTCGCGCGGCTTTGTGCGGCTTTCGTCCATCGTCTCGGGGTACAGAATGTGGCAAACGCTCATGTTTTTGATCTCTTCGGGGGACATTAAGCCAAACTGAATCTCCTCGACCGTTTTGAGCGGAGCGCTCGAGAAGGGAGGGTGGTAATTTGCCATGGCGGTTGATCGGATGACGAAgagtttttatttttatttttttccttttccttttttccctttcaaAGACAAGAGACAGCCCAGAAGTTGGGGTCAATGGAGATGCGGATTCTGACCGAGGCACGCGGCGAGGCAGTCGCGCGCAGAAAACAACGTTTGCAAGAATGGTCAGGCGAGAAAAAGTCGAGTAAAATGCACAGAAATGTCGGCGAAATGCCTGGATCGATGAGAAACTGCTGCTGTAAATGAAGGTCGGATGGCGCTCAAACGCAGCGCTCGCCCTGGCCTACGGCCCAGGAGACGCTCGAGATGTGGTCCTCCGTCGCCGCCAcgtcgaaaaaaaaaaaaaaaaaagtcgtACAAGTCGTTCAATTTCGTGTCGGAGCGGGAGTCCGTATCTAGGAGCACTTTCGGACGTGCTTCAGAGCGCCGCGCTCAATGTCCGGCGCGCGTGGTGATGGATTTGAACCGGAAGGCGAAGATTTTTACTCGTCGTGGTTGAGGCGAAAGGGAAGACGCTGGTCGAggcggctggcggctggcaCAAAGCACGCAGCCAGAGGGCACGGGCACTAAGCCTCTTTGGGCGTTGAAATTGCCCCTGCGCCGAACTTGTTGCCTGAGGCAACATGGCAGCGTTTGCGTAAGACGCGCAGTGGCCAATCAATCTCTTGGCCGGTGAGTCAAGCTGGTGCACTACGGGAGTTGCTTGGACAAGCAACAAAGTTGAACAAACCATCAGAGCAGAGCTGGTGGTTGGCCTATGAATCCTGGCTGCCCATTTTCTCTCAGACAGCGGTTCGCATCCTATGTCTGGTCTAAAGATATTCTTTAGCCCCGATGAATCGAAATCGCTCAATTTCATCAGGTAGGCGCACGTGACACCCATTCTACAGGTTTCTTGCGGCTATCTTTTCTTGTGACGCCCCCTTCCAGCAGCCCCCTTCTTCGCAGCCGCCGACTCTGCGGTTCCGTCCACGTCGCTGTGGCCCTCGCCGGGACTCCTGCGGCGCATGGTGCCCGTCGACACGGCCACAAACTCGTCCTCGCTGTCGCTCTCGCCCAGGTTGAAGAGAATGGGCAAGCGGAAGGTCTCGGCGTCGTCATCAAACTCGGACGGGCCCAGCGCGAGAACATCAACGTCCTCATCCTCGGCATCG
Encoded here:
- a CDS encoding DNA-directed RNA polymerase II subunit RPB1, translating into MANYHPPFSSAPLKTVEEIQFGLMSPEEIKNMSVCHILYPETMDESRTKPRDGGLNDPLLGSIDRGFKCKTCTQAMSDCPGHFGHIELAKPVYHPGFIKKVKKILEIVCHNCSKVLADTSDPEFVTAISTRDAKLRFNRVWAVCKKKRRCENEDRSEKNDEDFAPGMKPVVNNHGGCGNVQPQVRQAALQLKAAFDVAQEDGPKRRETVPITPEMAHGILRRISEEDLRHMGLNSDYARPEWMILTVLPVPPPPVRPSISMDGTGTGMRNEDDLTYKLGDIIRANGNVKQAIREGSPQHIARDFEELLQYHVATYMDNDIAGQPRALQKSGRPVKAIRARLKGKEGRLRGNLMGKRVDFSARTVITGDANLSLHEVGVPRSIARTLTYPETVTPYNIGKLHQLVENGPNEHPGAKYVIRADGTRIDLRHHRRAAQISLEYGWKVERHLMDGDYIIFNRQPSLHKESMMGHRVRVMPYSTFRLNLSVTSPYNADFDGDEMNLHVPQSEETRAEVKELCLVPNNIVSPQKNGPLMGIVQDSLAGAYKLCRRDTFIDKDMVMNMMLWVPNWDGVIPQPAILKPRPRWTGKQLLSMVIPKEISLHSPESAGGGDNADMPLKDTGLLIQSGELLYGLLKKKNIGSAAGGIVHLSYNELGPEGAMAFLNGVQQVVTYWLLNNGHSIGIGDTVPDKQTIEKVQVHIDTQKAEVARLTAQATANELEALPGMNVRATFENKVSMALNSARDQAGTTTQNSLKDSNNAVTMADSGSKGSSINISQMTALVGQQIVEGKRIPFGFKYRTLPHFTKDDYSPEARGFVENSYLRGLTPTEFFFHAMAGREGLIDTAVKTAETGYIQRRLVKALEDLSARYDGTVRNSLGDIVQFLYGEDGLDAMCIEKQKLGTLKMSDAAFESKYRLDLANPPDWFRKDYEYGNELAGDKESMDLLDAEWDALLDDRRTVRAINRGKMGEEMMQLPLNVGRIIESAKRVFNVRATDRSNLRPTDVIPRVRSLLGEIKIVRGQDPISVEADTNATILFKALIRSRLAFKEIVKVHRLNRLAFDHVLGELQNRWDRSFVSPGEMVGVLAAQSIGEPATQMTLNTFHFAGVSSKNVTLGVPRLKEILNLAKDIKTPSMAVYLDTHLGTQEQAKKLRSMVEYTNLRSITSVTEIYYDPDIQGTNIAEDVDMVESYFLIPDDAQDTTDQQSRWLLRITLDRQKLLDKEIRIDDVAQRIKEEYPNDLAVIFSDNNADEQVIRIRTIRAENDKDDDDEKRIEDDVMLKRLEAHLLDTLTLRGVPGVERAFLTMGTRLVIDSDGSELARKGDDRCTQWYLDTSGSALRDVLAVDGVDPTRTYTNDLWQIVEVFGIEAARSALVKELTNVLAFDGSYVNHRHIALLVDVMTYRGSISAVTRHGINRADTGALMRCSFEETVEILLEAAATGELDDCRGISENVMLGQLAPMGTGNFDVFLDPKMLETVISDNSRMGLMPGMPVKEGEAEGAATPYDTGSPMSNDSGYMSMSSPAAGNFSPIQGAGSETPAGFGTEYGGPSGFGSGIGSMSPYNLRGAAAASPFSTSPTSPFAAMGGYSPTSPNAGYSPSSPLLDGGVGRYATSPSFSPSSPSFSPTSPMLRPTSPASPNYSPTSPSYSPTSPTSPRHYSPTSPAQFNSPTSPSYSPASPNYSPASPNLHGAGATSPSYSPASPSWSPTSPEAYSPTSPSFQRSPGNQQSPTSPSYSPTSPAFSPRTPGPGNSGNQYSPNSPSND